A region of the Egicoccus sp. AB-alg2 genome:
GCAGGACTCACCGCCGGCTGGTCCGCCGGCTTCTGGATCGTCATCGGGGGGCCTCGGCGTCACCGGCGGGGTCGCGGGCCTCATGGCGGCGCGGCTGGGTCTCGTGAGGACCCTGCGCATCTGGAGCGCCCTGTGGGCCCTCTCGCTCGGGCTCCTGGCGCTGCCGACCCTGCCCACCGTCGTCGCCCTCGGGTCGGCCGGCATCTTCGGAGCCGCCTACATGGCCCTCACCGGGCTCCTCATCCTGTGGGGCGTCGCGGACATGGCGGACGACGCGACAGCGGGCGTACGCGCCTGCTTCCTCGCCCTCGGCGCCGGTCAGGCGATCGCCACGCCCATGGCCGGTGTCGTTGCCGACGTGTGGAGCCTGCCGGCCGCGTTCGCCCTCGCCGCCACCGGCAGCCTCGCCCAACTCGTCATCGCCCCGGCCGCCGAACGTGCAGGCACCTCCCCGCCACCGCTGCTGCACGCCGAAGCCAGCTGACCGCCAGGCACGGCCGCGGGCCGCGGAAGCGCTTCCGCGGGAGCGTCCGACCGCTTCCGCGGCAGCCGGCAATTGGCACCCGGGTGCGGCACGCTGGCACCATGAGCAGCAGGATTCCCCAGGAGGTCGCCAGCGCCGCCGCGGCGGTTGTCGCGGTCGGAGCGCGTGCGGCGATGCTCGTCGAAGGCGGCAGTGACCGGGCGGCGGTGCGAGCACTCGCGGCGCGCCGGGGCCGCGACCTCGATGCCGAGGGCGTCGCCGTCGTCGCCCTGGGCGGCATCACCAATCTCGGGCACTACGTCGAACTCCTGGGTCCCCGAGGGGCGGGCCTGCACCTCGCCGGGCTCTACGACGAGCCGGAGGCCGGCGTCGTGCGCCGCGGGTTGACGGCCTCCGGCATCCCTGCCGGCCAGGACCTGACCGTCCACGGGTTCCATGGCTGCCGCCGCGACCTCGAGGACGAGCTGCTGCGTGTGCTGGGTGCCGGTGCCGTGCTTCGCATCTTCGAACAGGACGGCGAGGCGGGACGATTCAGGACGTTCCAGCGCCAACCTGCCCAGCGGGGACGGCCGATCGAGGCGCACCTGCATCGGTTCCTCGGGATCCGGTCGGGTCGCAAGCTCCGGTACGGGCGGCTCCTGGTCGAGGCGCTCGACCTGGATCGCGTGCCCGCCCCGCTCGACGCCGTCCTGACCGAAGTGTGCACCTGACCCCAGCAACGCCGGAGACGTCCGCCATGCGGGGCATCCGGGCGGCTACCGTGCCGACGATCGCCGCACGTGGAACCGTGATGCCTGCCATGACCGTCAGCCGCCACGTCGACGCCCCACCGGAGCGGGTCTGGGCCGTCCTGACCGATCTCGAGCGCTCGCCCGAGGTCATCGGCGCCATCCAATCGGTGGAGGTCCACACCGGCCCAGGCTTCGAGGTCGGCACACGCTGGACGGAGACCCGCACCATGATGGGTCGGACCGCCAGCGAGACCATGGAAGTCACGGCGGTCGACCCGGGACGGTCCTACGTCGTCGAAGCGGACAGCGGCGGCACCCACTACCGCAGCGAGTTCCGTCTGGCTCCGGACGGCGACGGCACGGCCCTGACCATGACCTTCGACGGCCAGCCGTCGGGGCTGGGCGGCCGGGTCGCGGCGGCCACGCTCGGACGACTCCTTGCGCGGCCGACCCGCAAGGCCCTGGCCGCCGACCTCGACGACATCGCACAGGCCAGCGAACACGGCGGCTGACGCAAGCCGCAACGTCGAGCGAGCCGCTACGTCGAGGTGCCGGCAAGCGACAGGCGTGCCACGACCTCGCCGTCATCCATCTCGCCGTTCGGCTCGAAGCCGAGGCCGAGGTAGAACCGTTCCGGGCTGCCGTCACCCGGCACCCAGCTCGTGTGGATCGAGGTGCCACCGCGCGAGCGGATCTTCTCGAAGGCCAACGCCAGCGCGGCGGACGCGATCCCCTGCCGTTGATGGGCGCGACCGACCATCAACCGCCACAACCAGTAGGGACGGCCATCCTCGTCGTCGAGGTCGATCTCCAGCATCAGGAAGCCCACGACCTCACGGTCGCGCACGATGGCGCGAGGCCATGCGTGGGCGTAGTTGGCGTAGGCCTCGGCCAGGGACCAGACGTTGTCCGCGACGAAGCGCTTCTGATCCGGTGCGACCTCGAGGTCACACACCGCCGCGACGTTCTCGTCGGTGATCGGCTCGAGACCCACCGTCGACGTCGTAGGCCCCACCAGAGTTCCGATCTCGGGCCGCCAGGAGTTCTACCGGCGTGCATCCGCCGTGGCAGGCTGCTGCATGGCGCCAGACGAGGACCGTCGGGCGACGTCATCGGCGGTGGCCGCGCCCCCGTGATGCTCGTCGTTCCCCGTCGTCGTAGCCGCGCTGGACGCTGGCGATGCCGCGGTCGAACGAGCAGGTGGGCGGGGACGCTCGTCGACCTCGAGCCGGAACACGTCCGGGCGGGCGTAGTGGCCGACGGGGTCGAACTGGCGCCGGGCACTCACGAGCGCATCCAGATCGCAGTCGGCGATCACGATCCCGGGTTCGCCGACCAGCGGTCCCGCGAGCAGCTGACCACCGGGACCGACGACGCAGGAATTGCCGCGCGCCAGCCAGTCGTCGCTGCCCCCGTAGATCTCGTCGCGCCCAGGGATGCCCTGCGGGACGTCGGACCCGCGCAGGCAGAACGTCACGCCGACCACGAAACAGCGGCCTTCCTTGGCGATGTGACGCATCGTCGGAACCCAGGCATCGCTGTTGTCCCAGGTCGGCGCCACCAGGACGTCCATCCCCTGGGCGTAGAGGTGGTAGCGAGCCAGCGGCATGTAGTTCTCCCAGCAGATCAGGCCACCGAGCCGACCCACCGGGGTGTCCAGAACCGACATCGTCGAGCCGTCGCCCATCCCCCAGACCAGCCGCTCGCCGCCGGTCGGCATCAGCTTGCGATGCACGGCCAGGAGATGCCCGTCCGGGCCGAACCACGCCAGCGAGTTGTACAGCGTGGACCCGTCACGCTCGTTGATCCCCACCGCGAGGTGCACCCCCGCCGACCGTGCCGCGTCCGCGAGTGCGTCGACCGCGGGCCCTGGCACGGTCACCGACTGCTCGACCAATCGCTCGTACCAGCGGGCCGGCCCGTCGGCCCACGGGGTCGTGCGCCACACCCAGTCCGGGTAGGTCGGCACGAACGCCTCCGGAAAGACCACCAGCTCGGCCCCTTCGGCCGCCGCCTGGCCGGTGAGCGCGTGCACCCTCGCCACGGTGGCATCCCGGTCGAGGAACACCGGCGCGTCCTGGACGGCTGCCACACGGACGATGGTCACGATCGCTCTCCTGGCATGCCGTGATGGGGCCCACCCACCAGCATCGAACGAGCCGCCCGGGCACGTCAAGGTGCTCGGGCCACGCGTCACCCCACACCCAGCGGGAGCGACGGGTGTCGGCATCAGGTGCGCAGGTGGAAGCGTTCTCCCTGGGGGCTGAAGATGGCGATGAGCTCGACGGGTTCGTCGAAGGTGCCGAACCAGTGGGGCGTGAGGGTGGAGAACTCGACCGCTTCGCCGGCCTCGATCACGAGGTCGTCCTCGCCGAGGATGAGGCGCATGCGGCCGCTGAGGACGTACATCCAGTCGTGTCCCTCGTGGACCGGCAGCACCGCGGGAGGGTGGCTGCGGCCGGGCTCGACGAGGTACTTGTAGGCGTGCAGCCCGCCGGCAGGTCCGCGGTGGGTCAGCGGCCACACCGTGACGCCGTGACGGGCCGTCGGGGCGTTGCGCACCCGGGGGTCGGGTGTGACCGCGGGCGCGAGGAGGTCGTCGATGCTGACCCCGAGCGCGGAAGCGATCCCGGGGAGGTGGTCGACCGCCAGGCGGCGCTTGCCGGACTCGAGGCGGCTGAGCGTCGACACGTCGAGGCGTGCCGCATCGGCCACCTGCTGCAGGGTGAGTCCGCGGTCCGTGCGCAGCTGTCGTAGTCGGTGACGGATCCGCTGGTCCAGGTCCCGGTCAGGGGTCTCGGCCACGGCGGCCTCCATGGCGTCGCGTGGTTTGCCAGTTCAGCAATCCATCTTGCCAGGCCGAGTCACCGAGGTCACGCTGTTGCGACCCGTGAAGGAGGACGCCCGATGTCTCTGCCTGCCGAACGCCTCGTCGACGTCTGCGTGATCGGCGGTGGGCCGGCCGGCCTGTCCGCCGCCCTGGTCCTGGCCCGCTCGCGGCGGTCCGTGCTGGTCATCGACGCCGGCGAGCCCCGCAACGCGCCCGCCGTGGCCATGCACGCGTTCCTCAGCCGTGACGGCATGGCGCCGGCCGAGTTCCTGCGCCTGGGGCGTGCGGAGGTCGTCGGCTACGGCGGCGAGGTCGAGTCCGGCCAGGTGGTCGACGTCGAGCGCACGGAGGGGCGGTTCCGGGTCGTGCGTGCCGATGGCCGCGCCGTTCGTGCTCGCCGGCTGGTCGTCACCACGGGGCTCGTGGACGAACTTCCCGGCGTCCCCGGTCTGGCCGAGCGCTGGGGTCGGGACGTCGTGCACTGCCCCTACTGTCACGGTTGGGAGGTGCGCGACCGTCTGATCGGGGTGCTGAACACCTCGCCGATGTCGCTGCACCAGGCGGGCCTGTTCCGCCAGCTCAGCGAGCGCATCGTTCTGCTCGCGCACGACGGGCCCTCGCCGGATGCCGATCAGGCGGCACAGCTGGCCGCACGTGACGTCGAGGTGGTCGAGGGTCGGGTCGCGGCGCTGGAGATCGAACAGGACGTTCTCACGGGCGTGCGACTGGAGGACGGACGCGCGGTGACGCTGGAGGTGTTGGCCGTCGCCCCGCGCTTCGTGGGCCGCTCCGCCCTGTTGGAGGAGCTCGGGCTGGACCCGGTGGAGCTCCCGTCGGCGACCGGGCTCCACGTGCCCTCGGATCCCACGGGGGCGACCAGCGTCCCCGGCGTGTGGGTGGCCGGCAACGTCACCGACCCGAGCGCCCAGGTCATCACCGCTGCCGCGCAGGGCAACCGCGTCGGGGCCGTCGTCAACGCGGACCTCGTCACCGAGGACCTGGCGCTCGCACGGGTCGGTCCCTGACGAGCGCACGACCGCGTGCACGGAACCGCTCGCGGGCGGCGTGGCCAGCGCGTCAGCGGTGGGCGAGCGCGGCCAGGGCGGCTGCCGACATCGTCTCCACGGGTGCCGGCCGGCCGGTCCAGCGCCGGTAGGAGGCGGCAGCCTGGCCGATCAGCATGCCCAACCCGTGGAACGTGTCGGCGCCGCGGTCGCGGGCGTCCTGCAGGAACGGGGTCGGCTCCGCGCCGGCGGCTACTGGCACGCGCGGATACAGCAGGTCGTAGGCGACCTGCCCGACCTGCAACGCGTGGAAGGCCGGGGGCAGTCGTTCGCCGTGCAGCCCCAACGGCGTGGCGTTCACGACGAGGCGTGCCCCATCGACGGCGCGAACGACGGCGGCCTCGTCGGCGAGGTCGACCGCTTCGGGCTGTCGCGCGCCGGCCCGCTCCCCCAGCGCCGCCAGCTCGTGTGCCGCCTCCGCGCGCCGGCCGACGACCGTCAGCCCGCAGCCGAGACGCCCCGCGGCGACCGCCGCGGCCCGGGCGGCGCCGCCGGTGCCGAGCAGCAGCAGCCGGTCCCCCGGCGCCAGCATCACGTCGGCGCGCAGCGCGTCCGCGAGCCCGACGGCGTCGGTGTTGTCGCCCAGCAGCCCGTCGGTGTCCCAGACGAGCGTGTTGGCGGCCCCGATCAGCTGGGCCTCGGCCGTCAGCCGATCGCACAACCGCGCAACGGCCTCCTTGTGCGGCACCGTCACGTTCGCACCGACCCCACCCACGACACCGAACGCGTCGACCGTCCGTGCCAGTGCGTCCGGTGGGCACGGCAGGGCCAGGTACACCAGGTCCAGGCCGTGCTCGTGGAACGCGGCGTTGTGCATCACGGGCGACAGCGAGTTCGCCACCGGCCAGCCGAACAGCGCCACCGGACGGGTGCTCGCCGTCGGCCAGGGGGCTCCGTCGGCCGGCCGGCTCACTCGGGCAGGTCCTCGCCCTGGCAACGGCCGGCATCGCGGAACGCGGCCACGTTGACGTTGTGCTCGTCGAGCGTGTCCGCGAACGCGTGCCGCCCGTCGCACTCCGGCGTCAGCACGTAGAAGCGGTAGCTGACGTCGGCCGGCTCGTACGCGGCCAGCAGCGACGCCCGGCCCATGCCGGAGATCGGCCCCGGCGGCAGGCCCTCCACGACGTAGGTGTTGTAGGGGTGCTCCACCTCGAGGTCCTCGAGGAGCACGACGTCCCGCGGCTCCCCGACGGCGTAGACGACCGTCGCGTCGATCTGCAACCGCATGCCGTCGTCGAGGCGGTTCTCGATCACGCCCGCCACGGTCTGCCGTTCGTCGTCGACCCGGGTCTCGCGCTCGATCAGGCTGGCCAGCGTCAGCATGTCGAAGCGGTTCAGCCCGCGATCCTCCGCCGCCGCGACCTGCTCCTCGGGCACCTCGGACATCACCCGCTCGAGCTGGTCGACCATGCGTTGCAGCACGTCCAGCGGCGCGGCGTCGGCACGCACCTCGTAGGTCTCGGGGAACAGCAACCCCTCGTAGGGCTCCTCGACCTCCTCGGGAGCTTCGGCCGGCTCTGGCACCCACTCGGGCAGCTGCAACACCCCGTCGGCGTTCTCGCCGGCCTCGGTGCGCTCGTCCAGCACGGTCTGGAAGTCGGCCTCGTCGTACGCCTCGAACTGGTCGGCCAGGCGCGCCAGGGTCTGCTCGACGGTCAGACCCTCCTGGACCGTGAAGCGCACCCCGGCGTTGGCGCCGCCGCGGGCAGGCCCGTCCATGAGCGTCTGGATCACGGCCTCGGAGTCCATGCCGGTCTGGAAGTCGTACTCGCCCGGCTGCAGTTGCGCGGCCAGTTCGACGTCGCTGGCGGCGATCCGGAACGTGGTGGCGTTGCGGACGACCCCGGCCTCCTCGAGCCGGTCGGCGACCGAGCGCACCGACTCGCCCTGCTCGACGGTGAGCGAGACGGGCTGGCCGGCCTCGACGCGGTTCGGCGTCGGCAGCGCGTCCGCGAGCCACATCACCCCGGCACCGACCCCCAGTGCGACGAGTCCGAGGAACCCCAGGAACCACTTCGAGCCCCGGCTCAACGCCACCTGCCTACTCCTTCTTCGTGGCCGTCGGCCGTGGTCGTGCGCCCCGCTCCCCCGTGGCGGGCTCAGCCGGCCCGATGCCGGCGCTGCGCCTCCAGCACGGACTGTAGGAGGATGCTGGCCGCCACGCGGTCGATGTGCTGCCGGCGATCCTCGCGTGACGCGTCCTGGTCGAGCATCACGCGCTGCGCCTCGGTCGTCGTGAACCGCTCGTCCCAGAGCGCGACGGGCAGGCCGGTGCGGGCCCGCAGCCGCTCGGCGAACCACCGCGAGCGCTGCGCCGGGTTGCCTTCGCTGCCGTCGAGCTGGCGTGGCTCGCCGATCACCAGCCCGACGACCTCGTGGCGGGCGACGGCGTTGACCAGCCCGTCGAGCGCCGGACCGTCCTGGTTGCGCGGGACCTGCAGGGTCTCTGCCGGCGACGCGATCGTCTGGGTCGGGTCGGAGACGGCGAGCCCGATGCGCACCTCACCGAGGTCGATCGCCAGCAGCCGCCCGGTGGTGGGCAGCTCGTCGGAGCGGCGCTTGCCGAGCTCGTAGCCCATCAGCGACCCCCTGCCGCGTCGCGGGCCTCACGGGCCGCGACCTGCAGCGCCTCGTCGAGCTTGGCGCCCTGCTTGCCGCCGGCCTGGGCGAGGTCGCCCTTGCCGCCGGCGCCGCCGCCGACCACCTGCGCCGCCGGGTGCAGGATCGGGCGGGCCTCGACACCCGCGGCCGCCAGGTCCGGCGACACCGCGCAGATCAGCTGGGCCTTGCCGTCGTCGGTGGCCGTGCCGACGACCACGAGCGCGCGCTCGCCGAGGTGGCCGCGGATCTCCGTCGCCAGCCGGCGCAGGTCGTCCATCGCCAGCCCGTCGGCACGCTGTACCACCACCGCCAGCCCGTCGTCACGGGCCGTCTCGTCCGCGATGCGCTTGGCCTCCTGCGACAGGTTGGCGCCGCGCAGCTTGGCGAGCTCCTTGTCGGCGACCTTCAGCCGGTCCAGCAGCTGGCGGACCCGCTCGACGGCCTGGTCGGTCGGCGCGTCGACCAGCCGCGAGATCTCCTCGGCCACCAACCGCTCGCGGGACAGGTGCGCGAACGCGTCCGCGCCGGTCAGCGCCTCGATCCGGCGGGTGTTGGACCCGATCGACTCCTCGCGCACGATCGTGATCGTGCCGATCTTCGCCCCCGACGGGACGTGCGTGCCGCCGCACAGCTCCTTGGAGAACTCCCCGATCGTCACCACCCGCACGACCTGGCCGTACTTGTCGCCGAAGTTGGCGACCGCCCCGGAGCGCTTGGCGTCGTCGAGGCTCATCACCTCGGTGTGCACGTGCGGGTCGCGCAGGACCCGCTCGTTGATCGACGACTCGATCTCCGCGAGCCGATCGCGCGAGACCGACTCGAAGTGCGGGAAGTCGAACCGCAACCGGCCGGGCTGCACCAGCGAACCGGCCTGCTGGGCGTGGTCGCCGAGGAACTCCTTGATCGTGGCGTGCAGCACGTGCGTCGCGGAGTGGCTGCGGGCCGTCGACACCCGTCGGGACGGGTCGACGTGCGCCTCGACCGGCTGGCCCTGGCGCACCTCACCGGCCACGACCCGGGCACGGTGCACGATCAGGCCCTCGATGGCCTCCTGGGTGTCGAGCACCTGCAGGCGACCCGTCGGCGTCTCCAGCGCGCCGGTGTCGCCGACCTGACCACCACCCTCGGCGTAGAAGGGCGTGCGCGGCAGCACGACCTCGACCTCGTCGCCCTCGGTGGCGGTGTGCTGGATGCCGCCGGGCGTGACGATCGCGCCCAGCTCGGCCTCCGCGGTCAACGACTCGTAGCCGAGGAAGTCGGTGGTACCGACCTGCGCGGCCGCCTCGCGGTAGGTCTCAGGGGACACCCCGCCGCCGCCCTTCTTGGCCGCGGCCCGGGCCCGTTCGCGCTGCTGCTGCATCAGCTCGTCGAACCGGTCGCGGTCGAGCGCCAGGCCGGCGTCCTCGGCGATCTCGGCCGTCAGGTCGATCGGGAACCCGAACGTGTCGTGCAGTTCGAAGGCGACGTCGCCTGGGAAGGCGTCCTTGCCGGTGTCGCCCGCCCGCACCGTCGTGATGGCCTGGTCGACGCGCTCGAGGCCCTGGCGGATGCGCGCCCCGAAATCCTTCTCCTCCGCGCCGGCGATGCGCGTGACGAG
Encoded here:
- a CDS encoding TOPRIM nucleotidyl transferase/hydrolase domain-containing protein, with translation MSSRIPQEVASAAAAVVAVGARAAMLVEGGSDRAAVRALAARRGRDLDAEGVAVVALGGITNLGHYVELLGPRGAGLHLAGLYDEPEAGVVRRGLTASGIPAGQDLTVHGFHGCRRDLEDELLRVLGAGAVLRIFEQDGEAGRFRTFQRQPAQRGRPIEAHLHRFLGIRSGRKLRYGRLLVEALDLDRVPAPLDAVLTEVCT
- a CDS encoding SRPBCC family protein; protein product: MPAMTVSRHVDAPPERVWAVLTDLERSPEVIGAIQSVEVHTGPGFEVGTRWTETRTMMGRTASETMEVTAVDPGRSYVVEADSGGTHYRSEFRLAPDGDGTALTMTFDGQPSGLGGRVAAATLGRLLARPTRKALAADLDDIAQASEHGG
- a CDS encoding GNAT family N-acetyltransferase, with product MGLEPITDENVAAVCDLEVAPDQKRFVADNVWSLAEAYANYAHAWPRAIVRDREVVGFLMLEIDLDDEDGRPYWLWRLMVGRAHQRQGIASAALALAFEKIRSRGGTSIHTSWVPGDGSPERFYLGLGFEPNGEMDDGEVVARLSLAGTST
- a CDS encoding carbon-nitrogen hydrolase family protein — encoded protein: MTIVRVAAVQDAPVFLDRDATVARVHALTGQAAAEGAELVVFPEAFVPTYPDWVWRTTPWADGPARWYERLVEQSVTVPGPAVDALADAARSAGVHLAVGINERDGSTLYNSLAWFGPDGHLLAVHRKLMPTGGERLVWGMGDGSTMSVLDTPVGRLGGLICWENYMPLARYHLYAQGMDVLVAPTWDNSDAWVPTMRHIAKEGRCFVVGVTFCLRGSDVPQGIPGRDEIYGGSDDWLARGNSCVVGPGGQLLAGPLVGEPGIVIADCDLDALVSARRQFDPVGHYARPDVFRLEVDERPRPPARSTAASPASSAATTTGNDEHHGGAATADDVARRSSSGAMQQPATADARR
- a CDS encoding helix-turn-helix domain-containing protein, encoding MEAAVAETPDRDLDQRIRHRLRQLRTDRGLTLQQVADAARLDVSTLSRLESGKRRLAVDHLPGIASALGVSIDDLLAPAVTPDPRVRNAPTARHGVTVWPLTHRGPAGGLHAYKYLVEPGRSHPPAVLPVHEGHDWMYVLSGRMRLILGEDDLVIEAGEAVEFSTLTPHWFGTFDEPVELIAIFSPQGERFHLRT
- a CDS encoding NAD(P)/FAD-dependent oxidoreductase, with translation MSLPAERLVDVCVIGGGPAGLSAALVLARSRRSVLVIDAGEPRNAPAVAMHAFLSRDGMAPAEFLRLGRAEVVGYGGEVESGQVVDVERTEGRFRVVRADGRAVRARRLVVTTGLVDELPGVPGLAERWGRDVVHCPYCHGWEVRDRLIGVLNTSPMSLHQAGLFRQLSERIVLLAHDGPSPDADQAAQLAARDVEVVEGRVAALEIEQDVLTGVRLEDGRAVTLEVLAVAPRFVGRSALLEELGLDPVELPSATGLHVPSDPTGATSVPGVWVAGNVTDPSAQVITAAAQGNRVGAVVNADLVTEDLALARVGP
- the aroE gene encoding shikimate dehydrogenase, with the protein product MSRPADGAPWPTASTRPVALFGWPVANSLSPVMHNAAFHEHGLDLVYLALPCPPDALARTVDAFGVVGGVGANVTVPHKEAVARLCDRLTAEAQLIGAANTLVWDTDGLLGDNTDAVGLADALRADVMLAPGDRLLLLGTGGAARAAAVAAGRLGCGLTVVGRRAEAAHELAALGERAGARQPEAVDLADEAAVVRAVDGARLVVNATPLGLHGERLPPAFHALQVGQVAYDLLYPRVPVAAGAEPTPFLQDARDRGADTFHGLGMLIGQAAASYRRWTGRPAPVETMSAAALAALAHR
- the mltG gene encoding endolytic transglycosylase MltG, with translation MALSRGSKWFLGFLGLVALGVGAGVMWLADALPTPNRVEAGQPVSLTVEQGESVRSVADRLEEAGVVRNATTFRIAASDVELAAQLQPGEYDFQTGMDSEAVIQTLMDGPARGGANAGVRFTVQEGLTVEQTLARLADQFEAYDEADFQTVLDERTEAGENADGVLQLPEWVPEPAEAPEEVEEPYEGLLFPETYEVRADAAPLDVLQRMVDQLERVMSEVPEEQVAAAEDRGLNRFDMLTLASLIERETRVDDERQTVAGVIENRLDDGMRLQIDATVVYAVGEPRDVVLLEDLEVEHPYNTYVVEGLPPGPISGMGRASLLAAYEPADVSYRFYVLTPECDGRHAFADTLDEHNVNVAAFRDAGRCQGEDLPE
- the ruvX gene encoding Holliday junction resolvase RuvX, producing the protein MGYELGKRRSDELPTTGRLLAIDLGEVRIGLAVSDPTQTIASPAETLQVPRNQDGPALDGLVNAVARHEVVGLVIGEPRQLDGSEGNPAQRSRWFAERLRARTGLPVALWDERFTTTEAQRVMLDQDASREDRRQHIDRVAASILLQSVLEAQRRHRAG
- the alaS gene encoding alanine--tRNA ligase, encoding MDSLTIRNTFLDFYVEHGHRRFDSASLIPQDPTVLLTIAGMLPFKPYFMGDATPPAPRATSYQKCARTNDIENVGHTTRHLTFFEMLGNFSFGDYFKREAIRWSWQLSVDRFGLDPERIWVTVFEDDDESERYWLEETDIAPERIQRVGVPEGSSRLDASDNFWSTGAAGPCGPCSELNYDRGPEWGEEGGPVVNGERYLEYYNLVFMQHEQDDDGNVLGDLPAKNVDTGLGLERMAVLLQGVDNVFETDLFAPLLARAGELTGATYGKSDDQDVSLRVIAEHARTSAFLIADGVLPSKEGRGYVLRRLMRRAVRHGQLLGMDIGAGDQLLLPMVEQVIQQMRASYPELEKQRELVTRIAGAEEKDFGARIRQGLERVDQAITTVRAGDTGKDAFPGDVAFELHDTFGFPIDLTAEIAEDAGLALDRDRFDELMQQQRERARAAAKKGGGGVSPETYREAAAQVGTTDFLGYESLTAEAELGAIVTPGGIQHTATEGDEVEVVLPRTPFYAEGGGQVGDTGALETPTGRLQVLDTQEAIEGLIVHRARVVAGEVRQGQPVEAHVDPSRRVSTARSHSATHVLHATIKEFLGDHAQQAGSLVQPGRLRFDFPHFESVSRDRLAEIESSINERVLRDPHVHTEVMSLDDAKRSGAVANFGDKYGQVVRVVTIGEFSKELCGGTHVPSGAKIGTITIVREESIGSNTRRIEALTGADAFAHLSRERLVAEEISRLVDAPTDQAVERVRQLLDRLKVADKELAKLRGANLSQEAKRIADETARDDGLAVVVQRADGLAMDDLRRLATEIRGHLGERALVVVGTATDDGKAQLICAVSPDLAAAGVEARPILHPAAQVVGGGAGGKGDLAQAGGKQGAKLDEALQVAAREARDAAGGR